A genomic region of Arachis stenosperma cultivar V10309 chromosome 9, arast.V10309.gnm1.PFL2, whole genome shotgun sequence contains the following coding sequences:
- the LOC130950289 gene encoding uncharacterized protein LOC130950289 produces the protein MSGSDIVSHSACGTLSDLKSLILSKFGGTQAREIGRVAYRLLAPMENGVFRFRLFRLHEDEHVRLMIDIHGRIMCEQVMELSAEVGHGGSGGFAHETYVQDDRPLAPPPIHVVIPEHEAEEGEEDSDEDYVVDSGDSESSDSGDGDEFLPETPVGAVPRHVLPPPYPISALSAVPSHYHSLDLDAMHERIPICDTYGMDYNLDGSVEFRVRHRFRSREAVLQGMKNYSIRMNAEYRVIESDRLKEVRRFGGPHSCLAPIMSQDHRKLDSSLIYKVILPLIQSYPSVSIPVLQVAVQASYHLKSSYRKVWMTKQKAIAQIYGD, from the exons ATGTCAGGATCCGATATTGTTTCACACTCAGCGTGTGGAACGTTGTCGGATTtgaagagtttgatattgagcaaGTTCGGTGGAACACAAGCGAGGGAAATCGGAAGAGTGGCATATAGGTTGTTGGCACCCATGGAAAATGGAGTATTTCGGTTTCGACTATTCCGACTTCACGAGGACGAGCATGTGCGACTGATGATTGACATTCATGGGAGGATCATGTGTGAACAGGTAATGGAGCTGTCCGCCGAGGTGGGTCACGGTGGTAGTGGGGGTTTCGCACACGAAACATATGTGCAGGACGACCGACCTCTCGCACCACCGCCCATTCATGTCGTTATTCCGGAGCATGAGGCAGAGGAGGGTGAGGAGGATTCGGATGAGGATTACGTGGTGGACAGTGGGGATAGTGAGTCTTCCGATAGTGGCGATGGGGATGAGTTTTTGCCGGAGACACCTGTAGGGGCTGTGCCACGCCATGTGCTGCCTCCACCTTACCCGATTTCGGCGCTATCGGCTGTGCCAAGTCACTATCACAGTCTAGATCTGGACGCCATGCATGAGAGGATCCCGATTTGTGACACCTATGGAATGGATTACAACCTAGACGGCAGTGTGGAGTTTCGGGTCAGACACAGGTTCAGAAGCCGAGAGGCGGTGCTTCAAGGTATGAAGAACTACAGTATTCGCATGAATGCTGAGTACCGGGTGATCGAGTCCGACCGGTTAAA GGAGGTTCGGAGGTTTGGTGGACCACACAGCTGTCTGGCACCCATCATGTCTCAAGACCATCGCAAGTTAGATAGCAGTCTCATCTACAAAGTCATCTTACCCTTGATTCAGTCCTACCCGTCTGTGAGTATCCCGGTCTTGCAAGTTGCGGTCCAAGCAAGCTATCACTTAAAATCCTCATACAGAAAGGTGTGGATGACAAAGCAGAAGGCAATTGCACAGATCTACGGTGATTGA